One Alkaliphilus sp. B6464 genomic window carries:
- the arcA gene encoding arginine deiminase, protein MLNGGFLNITSEIGKLKAVLLHRPGRELERLTPQYLQELLFDDIPWLNRMRQEHDGFAKVMIDRGTDVYYYEELLEEVLKDKATHKSFVEDLVKICNIDNELLEKSIIEYLLTKTPEETVEISISGLHKDDLPEIKREPCLLDYIKEEYPFYINPTPNLYFTRDPGTVIGQGLSINRMEMSARNRETMFLQYIYKYNPLFDGRNTPQWYDYNDKHSIEGGDILVLSDKVVAIGCSERTSAKGIEILAQRLFENSNVEKVLAIKIPFTRAYMHLDTVFTMVDYDKFTIYPGIEDKVSVYELTKGRNMPKITPIDTLENGLKSALGLPAIKLIKTGRGDAITAAREQWNDATNTLAVAPGVIITYNRNEISNEYLRNNGIEVIEIEGSELVRGRGGPRCMSMPLVREKL, encoded by the coding sequence ATGCTAAATGGTGGCTTTTTAAATATTACATCGGAAATAGGCAAATTAAAGGCAGTACTTCTTCATAGACCAGGTCGAGAATTAGAGAGATTAACACCTCAATATTTACAAGAACTTCTATTCGATGATATACCATGGCTTAATAGAATGAGGCAGGAGCATGATGGCTTTGCAAAGGTAATGATTGATAGAGGAACTGATGTATACTATTACGAAGAATTATTAGAGGAAGTTTTAAAGGATAAAGCTACACATAAATCATTTGTTGAAGATTTAGTAAAGATATGTAATATTGATAATGAACTATTAGAAAAAAGCATTATAGAATATTTATTAACAAAAACACCAGAAGAAACTGTGGAGATATCTATATCAGGACTACATAAAGATGATTTACCAGAGATTAAACGTGAACCTTGTTTATTAGATTATATTAAAGAAGAATATCCTTTTTATATAAATCCTACACCAAATCTATATTTCACCAGAGATCCAGGAACTGTTATTGGTCAAGGTCTATCCATTAATAGAATGGAAATGAGTGCTAGAAATAGAGAAACTATGTTTTTACAATATATTTATAAATACAACCCATTATTTGATGGGAGAAATACTCCTCAATGGTACGATTATAACGACAAACACAGTATAGAGGGAGGAGATATTTTAGTATTAAGTGATAAAGTAGTAGCAATTGGCTGCAGTGAGAGGACTTCAGCTAAGGGTATAGAAATTTTAGCCCAAAGACTTTTTGAAAATAGTAACGTAGAAAAGGTGCTAGCTATTAAAATTCCATTTACCAGAGCATATATGCATCTAGATACGGTATTTACAATGGTTGATTATGATAAGTTTACAATTTATCCTGGAATAGAGGATAAGGTTAGTGTATATGAGTTAACCAAAGGTAGGAATATGCCAAAGATTACACCTATAGATACATTGGAAAACGGTTTGAAGTCAGCTTTAGGACTTCCAGCTATAAAACTAATTAAAACTGGTAGAGGAGATGCCATTACAGCGGCTAGGGAGCAATGGAACGATGCTACTAACACCCTAGCTGTTGCACCTGGAGTGATTATTACATATAATCGCAATGAGATATCAAATGAATATTTAAGAAATAATGGAATCGAGGTTATAGAGATTGAAGGATCTGAACTAGTAAGAGGACGGGGTGGTCCAAGATGTATGTCTATGCCTCTTGTGCGTGAAAAGCTTTAG
- a CDS encoding GIY-YIG nuclease family protein, whose protein sequence is MNYVYILECADKSLYTGWTNNLEKRVKTHGGGNGGKYTRARLPVKLVYFEEYDDKISAQKREYEIKQMRRKEKLKLIESAIVE, encoded by the coding sequence ATGAACTACGTATACATATTAGAATGTGCTGATAAAAGTCTATATACTGGATGGACTAATAATTTAGAGAAGAGAGTTAAAACCCATGGAGGTGGGAATGGTGGAAAATATACGAGGGCTAGGCTTCCTGTAAAACTTGTATATTTTGAAGAGTATGATGATAAAATATCTGCCCAGAAGAGGGAGTATGAAATAAAGCAGATGAGAAGAAAGGAAAAATTAAAATTGATTGAAAGTGCCATTGTCGAATAG
- a CDS encoding M20/M25/M40 family metallo-hydrolase: MDIGKRAEELAIELTSILSVVGTKEENNVVERIYEFFGEMDYFKNNPESLKYVDVINDEIGRKSTLATIKGKKGNSNKTVILIGHTDTVGITDYGDLKEYATKPLELIEKLKEVIIPEEAKIDLDTGDYIFGRGIFDMKCGVAIIMTIMEELAKNVDNLEGNVVFAAVCDEEGNSGGMLSVVPELVRLKESEGYEYLAVIDTDYSAPRYVGDENRYVYIGTVGKLMPSFFIVGKETHVGEPYKGLDPNQISSSITKEFNLNMEYCDVAEGEVSLPPITLRQQDLKTEYSVQIAKTSYLYFNYATHISTPDEVMNRMLVGAFKAFQNTIDELNNQYKSYCKMSSYPYAELPWKARVITYEELVEKVRAEKGEELNLMLEKLSRELLDNDKIDERVFALKLVEQVHKMWSDKEPVVIAYFSPPYYPHIYVEGNEVKEKILLRAVDDAIEAADNKFNIVRKKFYPYISDLSYAAAPKENSIIGVLKENMPGFGVKYNLPLKEMQELNLPVVNIGPFGKDAHKFTERVERDYSFNVLPKMVYDTILNLLK, translated from the coding sequence ATGGACATTGGTAAAAGAGCTGAAGAGCTGGCTATAGAGCTTACAAGTATCCTTAGTGTTGTAGGTACTAAAGAAGAAAATAATGTAGTTGAAAGAATCTATGAATTCTTTGGTGAAATGGATTATTTTAAGAATAATCCTGAAAGCTTAAAATACGTAGATGTTATAAACGATGAGATTGGCAGAAAATCTACTTTAGCTACTATTAAAGGAAAAAAGGGAAATTCCAATAAGACCGTTATTTTAATTGGACATACAGACACTGTTGGTATAACTGATTATGGTGATTTAAAAGAGTATGCTACTAAACCTTTAGAATTAATTGAAAAATTAAAAGAAGTAATCATTCCTGAAGAAGCCAAAATTGATTTGGACACTGGAGATTATATCTTTGGTAGAGGAATTTTTGATATGAAATGCGGAGTAGCAATTATTATGACAATAATGGAAGAACTAGCTAAAAATGTAGATAACCTAGAGGGAAATGTTGTATTTGCTGCTGTATGTGATGAAGAAGGTAACTCTGGGGGAATGCTATCTGTAGTACCTGAGTTAGTTAGACTTAAGGAGTCTGAAGGCTATGAATACTTAGCAGTTATAGACACTGATTATAGTGCTCCTAGATATGTTGGTGATGAAAATAGATATGTATACATAGGTACTGTTGGTAAACTGATGCCTAGTTTCTTTATAGTAGGTAAAGAAACCCATGTAGGAGAGCCCTATAAAGGATTAGACCCTAATCAAATATCTTCTAGCATAACTAAGGAATTTAACTTAAATATGGAGTACTGTGATGTGGCTGAAGGGGAAGTGTCTCTTCCACCAATTACTTTGAGACAACAAGACTTAAAAACAGAATACTCAGTACAAATTGCAAAGACTTCATATCTTTACTTTAACTATGCTACCCATATATCTACTCCTGATGAAGTAATGAACAGAATGCTAGTAGGAGCTTTTAAAGCTTTTCAAAATACCATAGATGAGTTAAATAATCAATATAAGAGTTATTGTAAAATGAGTAGTTATCCTTATGCGGAGTTACCTTGGAAAGCAAGAGTTATTACTTATGAAGAGCTAGTTGAAAAAGTTAGGGCTGAAAAAGGTGAGGAACTTAATTTAATGCTTGAGAAATTAAGTAGAGAGCTACTTGATAACGATAAAATTGATGAAAGGGTTTTTGCGTTAAAACTTGTAGAGCAAGTACATAAAATGTGGTCTGACAAAGAACCTGTAGTTATAGCTTACTTCTCACCACCATATTACCCTCACATTTATGTAGAAGGTAATGAAGTTAAAGAGAAAATCCTTCTAAGAGCTGTTGATGATGCTATTGAAGCGGCTGACAACAAATTTAATATAGTTAGAAAAAAATTCTATCCTTATATATCAGATTTAAGCTATGCCGCTGCACCAAAAGAAAATTCTATCATCGGAGTTTTAAAAGAAAATATGCCAGGTTTTGGCGTAAAGTATAATCTTCCACTTAAAGAAATGCAAGAACTTAACCTTCCTGTAGTAAATATAGGGCCTTTTGGCAAAGATGCTCATAAGTTTACAGAGAGAGTAGAAAGAGATTATTCCTTTAATGTGCTTCCGAAGATGGTTTATGATACTATTTTAAATTTATTAAAGTAG